The following proteins are co-located in the Macadamia integrifolia cultivar HAES 741 chromosome 3, SCU_Mint_v3, whole genome shotgun sequence genome:
- the LOC122072832 gene encoding uncharacterized protein LOC122072832 produces the protein MNPKLNLGNNGYFRGCSASPLSFFGYIVGFPKPNRNILRDSLVQLWESKGSSFFSSYDKGHFYVEFSTSLNRDRVLYNSPYWFNKSLLHLVPHAVDDDLYEAEQQFIPLWIQISGIPESCFSEEPIRNAISGIL, from the exons ATGAACCCTAAACTCAACCTTGGAAACAATGGTTATTTTCGAGGGTGTTCTGCCTCACCTCTATCCTTTTTTGGATACATTGTTGGGTTTCCAAAACCCAACCGCAATATACTACGTGACTCATTGGTTCAACTCTGGGAATCGAAgggttcttcctttttttcatcTTATGACAAAGGCCACTTTTATGTGGAGTTTTCCACTTCTTTGAACAGGGATCGAGTGTTGTATAACTCTCCCTATTGGTTTAACAAATCACTGTTACATTTAGTTCCCCATGCCGTTGATGATGATCTTTACGAAGCTGAACAACAGTTCATTCCATTATGGATCCAAATATCAGGCATTCCAGAGTCTTGTTTTTCTGAAGAGCCCATTCGCAATGCCATTTCAG GAATCTTATAA